The Choristoneura fumiferana chromosome Z, NRCan_CFum_1, whole genome shotgun sequence DNA window ggctactacgaaattctaaaatcgaagttcgtgtcgttcagTCCTTTGACAatcatactatttaatacgagagcaagagagacagtacgatacaaacttcgatattcgaacttcggagtaggccctcttcAAATGTTCAATCAAACGTTCAAATGTCATTTCATTACGTCATTGTGCACTTGACGGTTGGATGGAGGTTGGTTGGACTTCAGTTAGAGTCTCAATGTGGGTGGCGTGCTGGCGGGCAACTATTGAAATTTGTGTATTGATTGAGCTTTTTGTAGAAATTACtgcgttaaaaataaaagttgataGTAGCATAAATATTTATCATTCATTCCTTATAGCACTGAGAAAATAACAGAGATGTTATTTTTATGCGAAGGAAATGATGAAAAACGCCTTTAATTGCCAACCAACCAGCCCAAAGCCCAATCACCTCTTCAAACTGAAAAAAGGGCGTCAAGGCGAACAAATTTTGTTCTTTATTGAGTAGTTTTAGTTATAAGTGCCGCTGTGCCGCTTACATTTTATCGAACCTTAGACGCTATCTCGTACATGAGATAAAGCTTTTTCGGTTTGCTGAAAAATAAGTTAGTATGACACACGTCACTTAAGTATCGTATCGTGTTGAAAAGGAAAAAGTTGCAGGTCGTGATGTTAAAGAGGCGGATTGGGTGATGGTTGATTTACATTCTGAGTTAAATGTGAATAGGTATAGGTCAGATAGCAATATTGTGGGTAGAATAGGTGTTTCGGTATGTGGCACAGTCAGGCCGTGTTATGAATAAGGAATCTTTGTTGGCACGAGCTTCAGAGGAGCGGGAGCGTATCTTTCAACGGTATGAGAGGGGTCGGGACAATCTCGCCGGACAGATAGACCCTTGGGAAGATCCTGAATTTGAGGAATACCACAAAACTGACAGGTAAGCTAGAAATAACATTGTGGTgacaattgtattgtatttcacTGTTGGTTAAAACTTTGATAAACcaagtatttaaattaattttgttcaGCTTAGCACTTATAATAAGCTTTTCAGTGTTGATGCGATTTCTGTACTCGAAAACTCAGACCATAATCTGTCTGTAAttactattaaattacagatcATAAAACCATAAATTGAGACCTCTGTTTTagctacttttatttatttattattaagtattgatTGATCTATTTAAAATTTTGGTTACCATGTgttataataaaacttttacTTTGGTCGTGTTTAAGCTTAATCTTCTAGTTAGGTATGTTATTCTCATCTTGCTTaagcaatataatttaatttataagttttatAACATGTTTATTCTGTACATGCCTTGTTACTTGTGATTTTATGCAGGGAGTTATCCTAGTCTATTAGTCAATACCCATTAGATATTCTGCAGACCTTGGGTCAAAACCAAGTCTTAAATTTTGGGAAGGTCATTGTGGgggtgtacaaaaaaaaatcttatattttgAACATGTCAAGGGAGGGGCTTGAACGCCCGAAACTCCCCCTGGCTATACCCATGCTGCATGCCACCAAGCTTGACGATTGTTATGTTATTTCGAGGTCACCTATTGGATTAAATACTAAATGTAAGTAGTTAATGCAATGCTGTACCAAATATAGTTACATTTCAAACAATGTGAAGACCTTACAGTAGTGTGCCTGGATTTTTACTATTCATAATCATTAAGCTTGGGACTTGGATGCTTATTGTGGTTCTAGAATCCATGGAGTTGTTAtatgtttaaaaacaatttttgaagCCAGTCtaagttatataatatttttaattatatttactaaCGCATTTAACACTATATAATACACTAAAACATGTTACTGttagtaatcaaaataaactaaaacaattactttatgTGACAGCAACAAAAATCTTCTTCAACTGTCTAATATTACCTGTAACTTCCAGTACCTGAGGCGGTACTGGCTTTCGGAATAAGTGAATCATAATCGTCatcaattattatttcatgttcatttaaaaaatggTAGTAAGCAAGGATTGTTATTTGGTTTTTCTATGTTTTGCAAGGTTAAATGAGTTGTAGATtgatcaaaaacttttttgtgttGAGAAAGAAGCATTCTCTACTCACATCGACTGAACTTAAACTTATATTCTCGAAAAAGATCCGATACGATATCTTTGTGGTACCTTTAAATCAGTAGGTACTCAATTTCGCAAGTCTTATTAAAATGATTcagtaaaaatatttgacaaaaaTTACGTTAACGTCTTTTTTCAAAAGTGGCAATATTactcaaatgatttttttatattgagttACGCAAAAGTTGTCAGTAGTCTGCCACTGCACTAATATCCAAGAGGATGCAtaattagataaatatatatatcaccTGTAAACTGCCACTATACTCTCTCTATTACAATATACTTATCATATTATGATATCGTCTaagcatcatcttcatcattaggttatttataccatcactagcttttgctctAAATTCGGTTATCAACTGAgtatttttctgggataaaaagtagcctatatcaatctctgacccataaactatctctatgccaaaaatcacgttgatccgttgttctgttttaacgtgaaagaaggacaaacatacaaatgcagtccgttatatctacatgctttatagcaatttgattttatggggattattttaacgttttaaaaaatcatgttaaaattaaataaacacatataaatggtagttataatttgagttgggtacaattttagttgtcttacaaataaaacattggtttttatttcttttagtgcatgtttgagaaaagcactatacaagcctcggcgtgaaagaaaatgccagcctcgtataccttTCCTATCTACTgtctatacatactcggcctgcaagcctttctttcccggcctctgcagtaatgtactatttctcaaaaatgtccgtaaaagttgacattattctttacatatcagagggtgaagtgcatagtttatggtcagcgaaaaattaaaaagttaaaaagattgcaggcgcgctagctcgacaataatgaattagcgcgcctgcaatcagtcacatttttttttaagttaaaaaggccatggaaatgttggcacaagtcgtatacagccaagtctaatagccggtatcagatattttgttggaactccggactttttctattgggtctgaaatatcttgtggtgttttcggtggaaaaatactcctgcagtttatttttaatgaaaaaaggcgggaaagcataagcaaaatattggaataaaattaaattttacaatatattttgagaaaaagtttattctatttcagaattattcaccatttttgagaaaagctttatattagtctcggctggaatagcaattgctggcttcgtattagttaaacggactcgcaagctcgtccgtttaatactcatactcagccagcaattgcctacttccaggccacgacaataatctactattatgtgcccgaaatgATCCCGCCTCAGTATAAATGCAGACTCCTCTGATGGATGGACGCACAAAGGCCTTTTTTTTACGTTGAAACTTCGCCAAGCATTCCTCTGAAATGGTCACCCTTGTGCGTTTTTGATCCACCGTGAGCATACCGTAAGCAATCGCGGCACCCAACGGGCGGATAGCTTCTTCATATCCAAATAAGTGTGTAAGATATTACGGACGCGTTCGTCTGAAATGCTTAAAATGTCAGCTATCTCACGGACTTTTATTCTTCGGTCTTTGAGTACTATCATGGATTTTGGTATCAAAGCGAACTGGCTGAAAATACGCCTTTTATCTCATAAAAGGGTCAACTACAAATTGATATTATTGGATTTGCGAAAAAAATACCGTGAATTTGATTTTTACCGGACATCACTCCGCCCTCgtagtttgttttagtttacTTTACTATTTATCTTTTGAACATCCTAgctagatggatggatgggtgcTATTCAATAGTATGGTAATCGTTAGGCATCGGAGTTTTCATCGCATGGTAAGACGTTAGCGAGCCATGGAGTCGACATTAGCAAGAACTTGTATTCATACTCATGCTCAATAATTTCTTTAAGtagtgattttaattttattatcaagGACAAGAGTGACGAGTAGGTAGTAGACGAGACCTACGAGCAAAAATACTGCATCACTTCCCatacaaagttgtatgaaaaatttaaaagtgaTGCGGTAGTTTTGCTCGTGAGTATATAACGATCCTATAATTTTTCTTTGGGTATACGAGTCAGCGTCAAATAGTTCGCGACACCCAAAGTTcaatcacaaaataaaaataataattaataatataataattttatttaatatttgaatCACATAGGTAATAGGTATTGCTCACGATTTGTTATCACGATTACTATAAAGGCattttagaatgaaataaatgagtGAGTATGGGTATGAATAGGAGTTGGATTTTATTGCTAATGTCGACTCCATTGCTAGCTAACGTCTTACCGTGAGATAAAAAATCCGATGCCTAGTAATCGTAACCTACTTAGGTTACAGTTACAATCATCACTTGTATTGGGGCGTTTTAAAATAGATGTAcccctttctttttttattttgggaaaaaaatggtttttttctaCTTAGAAACAATAGCACACTTTATTCcgatagttttaaaaaatgacccaaaataattgtcagttttgtgacgtttttttttcatacactctgTCATGGCCATGACAAAaatgactcataaaattttgtattaaaaaattaaatacgccTGGCTTGGTTATGTTGTAATTTCAAaagcaattaattattttgttgtggCATTGAAATAGATAAAAGTCTATGTTATTTGTGAACAAGAGCCGAAAATGGGTTTAATCATAGACACTCTTGAGGACAAAggtgaaaaaaaacaatttaattttgaatttggagcAAAATTATTTGCCTGCAACTTTATCTGTGTTCTGCAGGAACTTTGTACTTCTCAGGATAAATAGTAGTGTATGTGTACATGttaatcaaggatagtgtagctttctattacttagtaaattattttttcaacatGTTTCAGCAGTTCCAGACCTCTTTAGTACTAAGTATTTAGATCTAGATTAAACTTTGGGTTTAACTGTTTATCCTCTAATTGTTACTGTAATTATTACTTtgcaatataatattttactggtataaaaaaaaactaatgtcACTGCCTGTAGGCATATTTATTGCCTAATCCGCACATGATCGCAACACATTCAGCATTTTCCTTCCATCAGGTAGAGGTGGAAAGAAATAGTAAATGCGATTGCGAATCTGCACATGTTTTAGACAGGGTCTCAGGGACTAAAACTGCTGTTCATACATACTTCAAAAGCCATATTGTCTAATGCATTTGTAATCACAATctcatttacattttttttttcatacaagtgGTATACTTTAAGGATTGAAAGAACTAGTGCATATGATTGCGATAGCCCTCGCGTTAGACAATATTGTCCTCTATAGGGATGTTGTCTcagttatgttttatgtacgCATTTAGCATGTATAGCATGTATGTCAGTTTCTCAGTTGTCTTTCGGTGCATTCCTTTCTGACTACTCAAGTAGAAAGGGATGAATTGAGCGACAAGATGGAAAACGGCGCGTGTGCTAGGTAATGCTAGCTCATTGCGGGCTGTGATTCTTGTGAACTGTAGACTGGTTTCGGCCTGGTCACTGCTAAAATATTTCACTGTGGTATGTGACATAGTTACAAACTATACTTAATATCTGTGAAATAAGCTCTGCATTTGCTTGCCTGCTTTACACATTTTCATGTGATTAGCTCCCTACAACAGAGGAAGTTGATAGCTAACTGTGTAATCAGTtctgttaatattatttttatagcatTAGCGAATGTTTTACCTACTCACTCGTAGTATGgctatttgttaaaaaaaacgtgGTTTGTTGCCTGTTTTCTTCATAAAAGCAATGCGAAATAAGCAGAAGATTTCAACTTTTATATGTAAACTTGTCTAATTTTATTGGAACAACTTTAGGTGGCACGTTTATGCATAGTAATTTATGGCACACACTAATCGTTTCTTGTAATTgtttgaatgataaaaaaattcttAGATTTAATTACCTATgtccataataaaattaatgcatATTTTTCAGATATGGGTTTATCCACGACGAGCGGTTGCCGCAAAAAACGGCGCCGCAAAAGATTAACATCGAAGTCGAAAGAGAGAAGAAATGGGTTAAAATGCTGGGTACTTGGGACTCGCCTGCTACCAAAGAAAAACTCCACCGGCGTATATACAAAGGCATTCCAAATTCACTACGAATTAAAATATGGTGTAAATTACTCGACGTCAATCGAATAAAATCTGAAAAGCTTGGTAAATACCAGGAGATGTTGAAGTTAGCCAAGCTATGGTCTACAGATGTGAGGCAAATAGACTCTGATGTAAACCGTCAATTTCGTGAACATCAGTTTTACAGAGAGAGGTATTCAGAGAAGCAATGTTCGTTATTTAACGTGCTGTGCGCATACAGTATGTACAACTCAGAGGTGGGGTACTGCCAAGGCATGTCAGGGCTGGCTGGTGTGTTACTCATGTACATGGATGAAGAGGACGCCTTCTGGGCACTCGCCATCTTGCTCTCGGACATCAAGTACAACATGCACGGTCTATACATAGAGGGCTTTCCAAAGCTAACCCGTTTCTTAGGACATCATGACAAGATACTCACAAAGTTCATGCCCAAATTGAAACTGCATTTCGATAAGTATGGATTAGACGCAATACTGTATTCTCTGAAATggttttttgtgtgttttgtggAGCGAGTGCCCTTTAGTTTGTGTTTGAGAGTGTGGGATATATATCTACTCGATGGAGAGAGAGTGGTCACTGCCATGGCGTATACGATACTCAAGCTTCATAAAAAAGCTATAATGAAATTGAATGATATGGATCTTATTGTTAATTATATTCAGGTGTGTATCATTGACTAGTAAAAGCAAGAAAGTTTAAACTTTgtgaaacttattttaattgGTTTATGTTGGAATTTTAAGGTTAAACTACATAAAGACTTTGGTTACGAAGACGATATTGTGATATATCACTTGGAGCGTTCGATGGATGAACTGAAGCGCGCTAAGCTCGACTATCCAGGGCCGCCACCACCGAACGAGCTGCCCAAAAGGCCGCTAGGGATGTTCGTGGAGCCCGATGAGAAGTCCAAGATTGGCCAGCGAGCGGAAAACTTCTCAGAGACCGAGAAACAAGCCAGGGCTACTGTGATATTAAGGTATGTTCCAATACCAGACAGACTGATAGtgtcaattttaattttccaaTTCACTCAATTGTAGTTTTACCGAAATTCCCCTATGATTATAATATCTATGAATCATTAACTCTTTAATAGATTgacataagtacttacttataataattatacaagtGACGCAAATGGGAATTATAACAATTATGTCATTGAATTTTTTTTCCCTGTTGGTGACGGCAAATGCATCAATAAATGAAACACGTTGATACATTTTTCATTCATCTcagtttcttttttatttaagtgttCTTGATTGTCTAGAAAAAGAGttggttattaatattatttaagttatggGAGAATGATAGACAGTTAGAATTTCTTCTTCATCTGCTTCCACCGTGAACTTTGACTTTTAGCGATTTAAAGTAACCTTTGTTAATGAGGGATAGTTCATATTATAAATCGGTTAACTTCATCATTATCAATCacccgtaggacgtccactattggaagtaggcctcccctataaacctccagttgcttcggttgcaaGTGGTCTACATCCAcggtgaacccgcggctttaaccaggtcattcgtccatAAAAGTCAACATATCCTGTTAAAAGTAATCCAAGCACTGGTTACGATATACGATTTTTTTCGGAGATTACGAAAATAGAGGAGCGAGGAACTACgggtacctaattaaattatatcaaaaGTTGACAAATGAATCAACAATTAATGTCCCCATTACTCAATTGGATATTCTGTGTCCTAAATGTATGACCAGGCGCTCAATTAAAGCATAGCATCCATTTTCcgcattaataaacttttttttgtatgtaactactgttttttgctcgatatgcGAGTTTACAGTCAAtcgttttctttaaataatcGTTATTTAGTACTGATGCCTTTAATCTGATTTTTCTTTCTTCCAATGTGTGATTTTAAGGACTCCCCATGTGAATTTATTAAATACCCTGTATTTCAATATACCTGCcagatgtaataataataataatatcatttaatatcgaATAacttagatacatacttaactgTAGTAACAGTTACCTAAGAAGCTATGTTAGTATATCCAATCCCATAAACCCATAACggatgaccagatggcctagtggttagagaacttgacgacgaagcttgaggtcccgggttcgattcccgcgtcggggcagatatttatatgaaaaatacgaatgtttgttctcgggtcttgggtgtttaatatatatttaagtatgtatctatctatataattatatttatccgttgcttagtacccataacacaagctttgctaagcttattttgggactagttcaattggtgttaattgtcccgtgatattttattttatttataatattataaattcgtaatttgtaagtttgttaccttttcacgtctaaagggcaacacacacagagagcgggcgcgggtcgtgcgcgggcccgcgacgggcgtatttgcatggcggtatatggacgccttcacacagaacgcgggcgcgggacgggtcgtgcgcgggcccgcgcccgtcgctcGTCGTCTCGTCACAAACAGcacgcgggccgagcgcagtgttaccaactctcaaaaatatttatccctaaagcttaagttaaaaacccctaaaactcgattttaatgaaaatttgtactttaaagttgaatatttcgcaaacaaatcaatgaatcgaaaaaaaaaatcttagtaccattttgtcgggatagttttcatatatatccgtgcaaaaatacagctttctagcattgatagtccctgagcaaagccgcggacgggcagacagacagacagacatgacgaaactataagggttccgtttttgccattttggctacggaaccctaaaaaccgtattcatgcgcagtagctagttcatttggcgagaataaaatctaagtattttagttttttaattaattggtactacaggaaaatctgatattttttccattgactagtataagcttattcctgtcgataaaaaaaatcagccacttttaaaaaaatcatccatcgcccatcattacataattaagtaagtaaataaagtttgaccttggtgcgcaagcgcgtttgtcgttttccacatatatctcgtgGCACTgtattctgtgtcgagttgtcTAAAATGTCGTATcaattattggttctagaactgttttaatttgtactccaaaagtcgccagataaaccatttttgtcgtcaaaacttttttgcggtcgctaagatttaagcaaaagtcgtcacttctagggactaagtcactaaactggcaacattgatagccgctgcgggcccgccgcgggtccgacccgctctctgtgtgaatacaacgaaccgcgcggctcacgcggcggactctacccgacccgcgcacgctttctgtgtgtgttgcccttaaaccgctgaactgacaaatgaaattcgatatacggATAGTTAGTCCCGAGGAAGGATATAGGGtcgtttttatcccggaaaatggcatagttccccgTGATGACGCTACGCGAAATTCTACGCGggtggagtcgcgggcaacaaatAGTATTTCATAatgttaacgcattcactgccaccgacgcacatatgcgttttcgggaCTTCGctcagtgccgctgtcataattattcatacattttgaacgcacacgtgcgtcggtggcaccagtggaagtcaggtggtaGTGAATGCGTTGATACCTACTAATAGTGATAGTTTATCGCGTGTAACtgctagtaaataaatgaatgtttGTTATGTTGTAGGCGCGAGAAGGCGGCTCTGGAGCTGCAGGAACTGCGCGTTTCGCAGAGTGACACCGTGTCAGGTAATTTGGAGAGCACCCCGCCCTCCTCGCGTACCACCTCCGACGAGAGCCTCGGCTCGCACCACTTCACGCATCTATGACACAAATATTGTGCATTTGTAAAGACTCCCCGCTCTCGATGACATAGCTGCCTATAATCCTGCTATCCGGCGGCCTAGGAGGCTAGGTTTTGGCGCGGACTTAAAGATATCCCTTTCTAACTAGTATGCGTGTGCGAAAGTGAGTATTTTATATCTTCGATGAATGCTGGTAGCCGAATAACCAGCTTAAAAGTTAACTCTTATTGTCACGCGTGGCTCTAGAAATGATTTGAATCGTACAACTGGTTTGTTTGTCGATTAATGTATTGAATTTGttaaataggtttttttattagcaaCTTTGCCATCGAAAAACGGATTATATATCTTGCCAGATACAATCAGTACTTACAATTGcacaaaatgtattaaaaagaGCTAATACCTGCATACTGACATCACCAAAAACAACCGTTAGACAGTCTGATTTCAAAGTAAAAGAGATATTGCACACTGCATGCTTTGCCTATGAATACCTTTCCATAGATTTTTTGTTTCAGTCATAAGCTATGAACTCTGTTCCAATTTATTGGTGAACCTCATCTAACAATACTTAATTATATCCGCCTATTATTGATTTCAAAATACATGTATAATTCCATAAAGCACGACTTTTAAACTGGGTTGTTGAGTGCAACAATCGTACT harbors:
- the LOC141434466 gene encoding USP6 N-terminal-like protein isoform X2, whose translation is MNKESLLARASEERERIFQRYERGRDNLAGQIDPWEDPEFEEYHKTDRYGFIHDERLPQKTAPQKINIEVEREKKWVKMLGTWDSPATKEKLHRRIYKGIPNSLRIKIWCKLLDVNRIKSEKLGKYQEMLKLAKLWSTDVRQIDSDVNRQFREHQFYRERYSEKQCSLFNVLCAYSMYNSEVGYCQGMSGLAGVLLMYMDEEDAFWALAILLSDIKYNMHGLYIEGFPKLTRFLGHHDKILTKFMPKLKLHFDKYGLDAILYSLKWFFVCFVERVPFSLCLRVWDIYLLDGERVVTAMAYTILKLHKKAIMKLNDMDLIVNYIQVKLHKDFGYEDDIVIYHLERSMDELKRAKLDYPGPPPPNELPKRPLGMFVEPDEKSKIGQRAENFSETEKQARATVILRREKAALELQELRVSQSDTVSEHSGVAGGARDDSVSALGSRRSLADTSVTSTADLSVFSSGRSHAPDNSLDTHSISDDGTGSGICGMSIQRAPSTAQSTPRATPHPPSASPLSDDVVRIHVTYNPLAASPSRLHPVTPSKYKAYSDEHHKPVSLPFYTNNGTNMPSDNRIRIQVPSEELLTPVVDSGRIITQRYIDSRSELFDLK
- the LOC141434466 gene encoding USP6 N-terminal-like protein isoform X1 codes for the protein MNKESLLARASEERERIFQRYERGRDNLAGQIDPWEDPEFEEYHKTDRYGFIHDERLPQKTAPQKINIEVEREKKWVKMLGTWDSPATKEKLHRRIYKGIPNSLRIKIWCKLLDVNRIKSEKLGKYQEMLKLAKLWSTDVRQIDSDVNRQFREHQFYRERYSEKQCSLFNVLCAYSMYNSEVGYCQGMSGLAGVLLMYMDEEDAFWALAILLSDIKYNMHGLYIEGFPKLTRFLGHHDKILTKFMPKLKLHFDKYGLDAILYSLKWFFVCFVERVPFSLCLRVWDIYLLDGERVVTAMAYTILKLHKKAIMKLNDMDLIVNYIQVKLHKDFGYEDDIVIYHLERSMDELKRAKLDYPGPPPPNELPKRPLGMFVEPDEKSKIGQRAENFSETEKQARATVILRREKAALELQELRVSQSDTVSEHSGVAGGARDDSVSALGSRRSLADTSVTSTADLSVFSSGRSHAPDNSLDTHSISDDGTGSDGSGICGMSIQRAPSTAQSTPRATPHPPSASPLSDDVVRIHVTYNPLAASPSRLHPVTPSKYKAYSDEHHKPVSLPFYTNNGTNMPSDNRIRIQVPSEELLTPVVDSGRIITQRYIDSRSELFDLK